The sequence below is a genomic window from Escherichia marmotae.
AGTCGTTTCGAGGGAAGAAATCGTGTTCATATGTGCAAATTTGTTGCCATAACGCGGCGCGTGCCGTTGGGTTTGCCCGTAATTCAGTGAGCGTCGGGGATGCTATCTGGGCACCTTCCAGTGACAGCGGTTCATCAGTGCCCAGCCGCCAACTGTTGCAGCGACTACCTTGCGGTAGCATCGCGATCCTTTCGGGCGTCAATTGCAGTACCTGCTCGGGGCTAACGGTTAATGCGCGCAAAACGTCACTCACCAGCGGATCGGTCAGGGCGGGAATATCGTTTGCCACCATCACCAGACGAACGTGTGCCGGGATCGCAATGGCTACCTCTCCCTGCAACGCGCCAGGGCGACGCAGCGACCACTGGGTAATGCCCAGTTGCTGTAACTGCCAGTCTCGTCGGGATGTCATAGCGAATCGCTCCTGTTGTCAGGGGCGCAAATATAGCAAATTCGTCGATACCGCGCCAACATATGGCTATAATCGCCGCCAGTATCAATTGAGGAGCATTCCATGTCTGCATTTACCCCGGCAAGTGAAGTCTTGCTGCGCCACAGTGATGATTTCGAACAAAGCCGTATTCTGTTTGCCGGTGACTTACAGGATGACCTGCCCGCGCGTTTAGATACCGCGGCCAGTCGTGCTCATACCCAGCAATTCCACCATTGGCAGGTGTTAAGTCGCCAGATGGGTGATAACGCCCGTTTTAGCCTGATCGCTACGGCGGACGACGTCGCAGATTGCGATACGCTGATCTACTACTGGCCGAAGAACAAACCAGAAGCGCAATTCCAACTGATGAACCTACTGTCACTGCTGCCGGTAGGGACAGATATTTTCGTCGTGGGCGAAAACCGCAGCGGTGTGCGCAGCGCCGAGCAGATGTTGGCGGACTACGCACCACTGAATAAGGTAGACAGCGCCCGCCGCTGCGGCCTCTATTTTGGTCGTCTGGAAAAGCAGCCGGAGTTTGATGCTGATAAATTCTGGGGCGAATACAACGTTGATGGCCTGACGGTCAAAACGTTGCCGGGCGTGTTTAGTCGTGACGGCCTGGATGTCGGTAGCCAGTTGCTGCTTTCGACATTTACTCCGCACACGAAAGGCAAAGTGCTGGATGTCGGCTGCGGTGCAGGCGTGCTTTCGGTTGCTTTTGCGCACCATTCACCGAAAATTCGCCTCACCTTGTGCGATGTCTCCGCACCGGCAGTAGAAGCCAGTCGCGCGACACTTTCCGCTAACGGTGTTGAAGGTGAAGTCTTTGCCAGCAACGTCTTTTCCGAGGTGAAAGGTCGTTTTGACATGATTATCTCCAACCCACCGTTCCACGATGGAATGCAAACCAGCCTTGATGCTGCGCAAACGTTGATTCGCGGCGCGGTACGTCATCTTAATAGCGGCGGCGAGTTGCGGATTGTAGCGAATGCGTTCCTGCCTTATCCGGATCTGCTGGATGAAACATTTGGCTTCCATGAAGTCATCGCACAAACCGGGCGTTTCAAGGTGTATCGCGCCATTATGACCCGCCAGGCGAAGAAAGGTTAAGTCTCTGGCACCTGTCGCCGCATGCCGTGTCGGATGCGGCGTAAACGCCTTATCCAACCAACAAAACCTGTACGTTAGCCCTCCGTAGGCCAGATAAGACGCGTCAGCGTCGCATCTGGCATATACAGCCACAAGCCATGTCGGATGCGACGTGAACGCCTGATCTGACCGACAAACGAATTATCCACAATCCACTGATGGCCATTTTTCCAGCAATCACACATCAGGCGACAATTAACTATTGACGAAAAACTGAAAACCACTAGAATGCGCCTCCGTGGTAGCAATTCTTTTTTAAGAATTGATGGTATGCGAAGGTGGCGGAATTGGTAGACGCGCTAGCTTCAGGTGTTAGTGTCCTTACGGACGTGGGGGTTCAAGTCCCCCCCCTCGCACCAAAAACCACGTTGATATTGCTCGCACTGGGCGAAGGTGGCGGAATTGGTAGACGCGCTAGCTTCAGGTGTTAGTGTTCTTACGGACGTGGGGGTTCAAGTCCCCCCCTCGCACCAACGAGGCGATATCAAAAAAGTAAGATGACTGTGCGAAGGTGGCGGAATTGGTAGACGCGCTAGCTTCAGGTGTTAGTGTCCTTACGGACGTGGGGGTTCAAGTCCCCCCCCTCGCACCAATTATCTTTACTTCCTTTCTTGTTTCTTCCCTGTTTTATCATCCTTGATCCCAGCTCGTTATCATCAGTATGACGCTCGCAATTAGCGCCAGGCACGATGGCAACAAAACATAATGCCGTAACTGTTTGTGATACAGCATCAGCGGTGTCACCAATAATCCCATCAGCATGACAATCCGCCACAGTTCCGGCGATAAATCCACATACGTCAGTCCTGCAATCAGCAATCCCAGCAGCAACACTCCCCAACCACTGCCCAGTGTACGTTGCAACATGGTTTCATCTCTTTTATTGATAATGATAAGTAATATCATATGATAATTTTTATCGTTTGCAAGCTAGCAAAATTCCTTGCTATCGTTTAAACCTATCGCTAGGATTAGCAATCATTATCATTTAGATTACTATCACGATTATGGCCTATCGTTCCGCACCGCTTCTTGAAGATGTTATCTGGCGAACGCATCTCCAGCCGCAAGATCCAACACTTGCGGAAACAGTACGTGCGACGATCGCAGAACATCGTGAACATTTGCTGGAGTTTATCCGTCTGGATGAACCCGCCCCACTTAGCGCCCTGACGCTGGCGCAATGGTCTTCTCCAACGGCCCTGCGTTCCCTGTTGGCTGTTTATTCCGATCATATCTACCGCAATCAACCATTGATGCTCCGCGAGAATAAGCCGCTGATCTCACTGTGGGCGCAATGGTATATCGGTCTGATGATGCCGCCATTAATGCTGGCGCTGTTAACACAGGAAAAAGCGTTAGATCTTTCCCCGGAACATTTTCACGTTGAGTTTCACGAAACCGGGCGTGCCGCCTGTTTCTGGATCGACGTGTGTGAGGACAAGAACGCTCCGCATTTGCCACAGCAGCGAATGGAAAAGTTAATCAGTCAGGCGATCGCCCCGGTTGTGCAGGCATTAGAAGCCACCGGCGAAATCAATGGCAAACTTATCTGGAGTAATACCGGCTATCTGATCAACTGGTATTTGACTGAGATGAAGCAGTTACTTGGTGATGCGACAGTTGAATCACTTCGCCATGCTCTCTTTTTTGAGAAAACACTCTCCACGGGTGAAGATAATCCTCTTTGGCGTACGGTGGTGCTGCGCGACGGCCTGTTGGTGCGCCGTACCTGCTGCCAACGTTATCGCTTGCCGGATGTACAGCAATGCGGCGACTGTACGCTGAAATGAAAAACTCTGCCGGGGTGATAACCC
It includes:
- the fhuF gene encoding siderophore-iron reductase FhuF; its protein translation is MAYRSAPLLEDVIWRTHLQPQDPTLAETVRATIAEHREHLLEFIRLDEPAPLSALTLAQWSSPTALRSLLAVYSDHIYRNQPLMLRENKPLISLWAQWYIGLMMPPLMLALLTQEKALDLSPEHFHVEFHETGRAACFWIDVCEDKNAPHLPQQRMEKLISQAIAPVVQALEATGEINGKLIWSNTGYLINWYLTEMKQLLGDATVESLRHALFFEKTLSTGEDNPLWRTVVLRDGLLVRRTCCQRYRLPDVQQCGDCTLK
- the rsmC gene encoding 16S rRNA (guanine(1207)-N(2))-methyltransferase RsmC — translated: MSAFTPASEVLLRHSDDFEQSRILFAGDLQDDLPARLDTAASRAHTQQFHHWQVLSRQMGDNARFSLIATADDVADCDTLIYYWPKNKPEAQFQLMNLLSLLPVGTDIFVVGENRSGVRSAEQMLADYAPLNKVDSARRCGLYFGRLEKQPEFDADKFWGEYNVDGLTVKTLPGVFSRDGLDVGSQLLLSTFTPHTKGKVLDVGCGAGVLSVAFAHHSPKIRLTLCDVSAPAVEASRATLSANGVEGEVFASNVFSEVKGRFDMIISNPPFHDGMQTSLDAAQTLIRGAVRHLNSGGELRIVANAFLPYPDLLDETFGFHEVIAQTGRFKVYRAIMTRQAKKG
- the holD gene encoding DNA polymerase III subunit psi produces the protein MTSRRDWQLQQLGITQWSLRRPGALQGEVAIAIPAHVRLVMVANDIPALTDPLVSDVLRALTVSPEQVLQLTPERIAMLPQGSRCNSWRLGTDEPLSLEGAQIASPTLTELRANPTARAALWQQICTYEHDFFPRND
- a CDS encoding DUF1435 family protein; protein product: MLQRTLGSGWGVLLLGLLIAGLTYVDLSPELWRIVMLMGLLVTPLMLYHKQLRHYVLLPSCLALIASVILMITSWDQG